A portion of the Aquila chrysaetos chrysaetos chromosome 4, bAquChr1.4, whole genome shotgun sequence genome contains these proteins:
- the FBXO43 gene encoding F-box only protein 43 — translation MSDNHSVTFNILKRNRLTSPSSNFKCSNFKDTCCTSVFLDSRCNESVKDPDVEHKEALSVTSLSLLQEHSEHIHPNALFPVSSSIENEMNSISLSERREANRSAGFFETPKVSRKGSSLRRRLLLSKTVPAGTTVGCCERQASSSGSSRKKIFTCVLSSEEKLSQTASDSPKDKSYKPLTTSTSKTEDSNPDGPKRRLSFSQQRTSTLDESKCKDPLLPEPECLSPIQCKDVIVNNINEFNESVLMSVSDGLLRTPTYNVLPEANEGKFLTSVNSLVENFNFELCDIKSPPVKLASYPNLSTPEDSGYNSLHLDKSGDSLSDHERCFQEFFQKHKEGSKILDSKRKARKLERVRRLSTLREQGSQSETEDHHGSPSTSACMLTEEINFVSEDHALVLEEKPDGNLVVSHGDLSRTPALRIVHEICLQRKRSDQNQISENVDGTEIFALEHVLAGLIGKKMGLEKLDILTELKYRNLKHVLAIVLDALTVESLCSIWKVSKNWREIILQDKSADKRRKLYIKHLKEEAGVYFLKAEDAATRLNVLNRSALRPVQAQARTPVVQTPPSYTELTPRRCSSVPHSTSRQEEYIKVAKTLFTDEALKPCPRCQYPAKYQLVKKRGLCSREACAFEFCILCLHAFHGSKECNSLSAKRKNKKDAPPGSAQSKRNLKRL, via the exons ATGTCAGACAATCATTCAGTAACGTTCaatattcttaaaagaaatagattAACATCTCCCAGCAGCAATTTTAAATGCTCCAATTTTAAAGACACATGTTGCACTTCAGTATTTCTGGACAGCAGATGCAATGAGTCAGTAAAAGATCCTGATGTAGAACATAAAGAAGCACTGAGTGTAACAAGTTTATCATTGCTACAAGAGCATTCTGAGCACATTCATCCAAATGCCCTCTTTCCTGTGTCATCATctattgaaaatgaaatgaattctATCTCCTtatcagaaagaagagaagcaaataGAAGTGCAGGGTTTTTTGAAACTCCTAAAGTGAGTAGAAAAGGCTCCTCACTACGCAGGAGGCTGCTTTTATCTAAGACTGTTCCAGCTGGCACAACTGTAGGATGCTGTGAAAGACAAGCTAGTTCTtcaggaagcagcaggaaaaaaatattcacttgTGTTTTGagctctgaagaaaaacttTCACAAACTGCTTCAGATTCTCCAAAAGATAAAAGTTACAAACCTCTGACAACTAGCACTTCAAAAACTGAGGACTCTAATCCTGATGGCCCAAAACGGAGACTTTCCTTTTCACAACAAAGGACTTCTACGCTAGATGAGTCCAAATGTAAGGACCCCTTGTTGCCAGAACCAGAATGTTTATCTCCAATTCAGTGTAAGGATGTTATTGTTAATAACATTAATGAATTCAATGAAAGTGTTCTTATGAGTGTTAGTGATGGGTTGCTTAGGACTCCTACTTACAATGTCTTACCTGAGGCCAATGAGGGTAAGTTCCTGACTTCTGTCAACAGTCTTGTAGAGAACTTTAACTTTGAACTATGTGATATAAAATCTCCCCCTGTTAAGCTGGCAAGTTACCCAAATCTTTCAACACCTGAGGATAGTGGATACAATTCACTTCATTTGGACAAATCAGGAGACTCATTGTCTGATCATGAGCGATGTTTCCAAGAGTTCTTCCAAAAACATAAAGAAGGTTCCAAAATTCTGGATAgtaaaagaaaggcaagaaaacttGAACGAGTTAGAAGGTTATCCACTCTTCGGGAACAGGGCTCACAGTCAGAAACAGAAGATCATCATGGCAGTCCCTCTACTTCTGCATGTATgttaacagaagaaataaactttGTCAGTGAAGACCATGCATtagttttagaagaaaagccTGATGGAAACCTAGTTGTAAGTCACGGAGATCTCTCAAGAACTCCAGCTCTGAGAATAGTTCATGAAATttgcttgcaaagaaaaagatcagaCCAAAACCAAATATCAGAGAATGTTGatggaacagaaatatttgcattagaACATGTTCTTGCTGGACTTATTGGCAAGAAAATGGGCCTTGAAAAATTAGATATTTTAACAgagttaaaatacagaaatttaaaacatgttCTTGCTATAGTTTTAGATGCTTTGACAGTCGAAAGTCTATGCAG CATTTGGAAAGTAAGCAAAAACTGGCGTGAAATCATTTTACAAGACAAAAGTGCAGATAAGAGGAGGAAGTTGTACATAAAACACCTGAAAGAAGAAGCTGGG GtgtattttttgaaagctgaagatGCTGCTACAAGACTTAATGTTCTCAATAGATCTGCTCTAAGGCCTGTTCAAGCTCAGGCCAGAACTCCTGTAGTACAGACACCACCTTCATACACTGAACTTACACCCAGGAGATGCAGTTCTGTTCCCCATTCAACTAGTAGACAGGAAGAATACATAAAG GTTGCTAAAACTCTGTTCACTGATGAAGCTCTAAAACCCTGTCCAAGATGTCAATATCCTGCTAAATATCAATTGGTAAAGAAACGGGGACTATGTAGCAGAGAGGCATGTGCATTTGAGTTCTGTATTTTATGTCTGCATGCTTTCCATGGGTCAAAAGAATGTAATAGTTTATCTGCAAAACggaagaacaaaaaagatgCTCCTCCAGGAAGTGCccagagcaaaagaaatttaaaaagactcTGA